Proteins encoded by one window of Phycisphaerae bacterium:
- a CDS encoding PEP-CTERM sorting domain-containing protein: MKKKLTVFFLMACLMAGTAFGVENYWTGAAGDGDWMTAGNWGNGTTTPVGTLPGTTTDRANINVAGAIVNISASSSASAQQLDVAYSKNPITLNVYGELDVVVNFRVGGQTALSNGFMNVDGGTVTANYTGGIAATTGVCYVGRAGLGTLTITNGGFVDIHNALWTSGPTATESAGYGNIFLVDGTLHANGWRAYNATSTTGVDAARGARDRFQMDITGGKLLLNNDRLTQMYDFANSGILTGYGEAGYGVGHNLQIRLVEAYDPFDGTFKTMTEVTAIPEPATIMLLSMGSLILVRRKK; this comes from the coding sequence ATGAAGAAGAAGTTAACAGTGTTTTTTTTAATGGCTTGCCTGATGGCAGGCACGGCGTTTGGAGTCGAGAATTACTGGACCGGCGCTGCCGGTGACGGTGACTGGATGACGGCAGGCAACTGGGGAAATGGAACCACGACACCGGTCGGGACACTGCCCGGGACAACAACGGATCGTGCCAACATTAATGTGGCAGGAGCAATTGTTAATATTTCTGCCAGTTCTTCCGCAAGTGCGCAGCAGCTTGATGTCGCTTACAGTAAAAATCCTATAACGCTGAATGTCTATGGAGAGTTGGACGTTGTAGTGAATTTCAGGGTCGGCGGCCAGACAGCTCTATCGAATGGCTTCATGAACGTCGATGGAGGAACTGTAACGGCCAATTACACAGGCGGCATAGCAGCAACAACCGGTGTTTGTTATGTAGGCCGCGCGGGACTTGGTACATTGACTATCACAAATGGTGGATTTGTTGACATCCATAACGCACTTTGGACATCGGGCCCGACTGCAACAGAGTCGGCAGGATATGGTAATATTTTTCTCGTTGATGGCACATTGCATGCCAATGGATGGAGAGCATATAACGCGACATCTACAACTGGTGTTGACGCTGCCAGAGGTGCACGTGACCGTTTCCAGATGGATATTACCGGCGGCAAGCTGCTTCTTAACAACGACCGTCTTACCCAGATGTATGATTTTGCCAATAGCGGCATACTTACCGGATACGGCGAAGCCGGTTATGGCGTCGGTCACAATCTCCAGATTCGACTTGTGGAAGCTTATGACCCATTTGATGGTACGTTTAAAACGATGACGGAAGTAACAGCGATTCCGGAGCCGGCGACTATAATGCTGCTTAGCATGGGTTCATTGATTCTTGTTAGAAGAAAAAAATAA
- a CDS encoding GntR family transcriptional regulator, with protein sequence MAVDAFENQCEKVYSEIIRMLHKEGCRNGDRIPPEREFVERFRVSRPTVSKALTRLIAEGVLCKEAGKKGTFLSSANGIDATHRDSGKFASGHVSSKVLKYVVPGNWGKFPVSHGVMEGIYSVGSKLGFHTQLEFVSDESDWANKIVKSAGYECVGLVIWGYDFELSDSIYETLDNSGITYVFVDSMPEGRDVHFVGTDNVKGAGKTVDYLVSLGHKKISYITEDARKGSIRDRLTGFISGLINHDIEIGPRSVIKIDENDESSFNERIRSLFETDPSQRPTAVFASHDRFLVKLCSFLNELGIKYPNDISLVGYDDIDISSRMPVPLTTIHQDFYKMGQIATEIIVDSYSKKTNQRRQKIMLEPQLVIRESAASIK encoded by the coding sequence ATGGCAGTTGATGCTTTTGAAAATCAGTGTGAAAAAGTTTACTCCGAAATCATACGCATGCTCCACAAGGAAGGTTGCCGTAACGGAGACCGAATTCCACCTGAAAGAGAATTCGTCGAGAGATTTCGAGTAAGCAGACCGACGGTAAGCAAGGCCTTAACGCGTCTTATTGCCGAAGGTGTGTTGTGTAAAGAAGCCGGTAAAAAAGGCACCTTTCTATCTTCGGCCAATGGCATAGACGCTACTCATAGGGACTCCGGTAAGTTTGCATCAGGCCATGTATCCAGCAAAGTCTTGAAATATGTAGTCCCCGGCAACTGGGGCAAGTTCCCGGTAAGCCATGGGGTTATGGAAGGGATATATTCGGTCGGCTCAAAACTTGGCTTTCATACCCAATTGGAGTTTGTTTCAGACGAATCTGATTGGGCCAATAAAATAGTTAAATCTGCGGGCTACGAATGTGTTGGTTTGGTTATATGGGGCTATGATTTCGAGCTAAGCGACAGCATTTACGAGACGCTGGATAATTCCGGCATAACCTATGTGTTTGTTGATTCCATGCCCGAAGGAAGAGATGTGCATTTCGTCGGAACTGACAATGTAAAAGGCGCAGGCAAAACGGTGGATTACCTCGTTTCGCTTGGCCATAAGAAAATATCTTATATAACAGAAGATGCCAGAAAGGGCAGTATAAGAGACCGTTTGACGGGTTTTATATCAGGTTTGATCAATCATGATATCGAGATTGGCCCTCGTTCGGTGATTAAGATCGACGAAAATGATGAGTCGTCATTTAATGAGCGGATTCGTTCGTTATTTGAGACTGATCCATCGCAGAGGCCCACGGCTGTTTTTGCAAGTCATGACAGATTTCTTGTCAAGTTATGTTCGTTTTTAAATGAACTTGGCATCAAATATCCCAATGATATTTCACTGGTGGGGTATGATGATATTGACATCAGTTCACGTATGCCGGTTCCATTGACTACTATTCACCAGGATTTTTACAAAATGGGTCAGATAGCCACTGAGATCATAGTGGACTCTTATTCCAAAAAAACCAATCAGAGACGCCAGAAAATTATGCTGGAACCGCAATTGGTCATACGTGAATCTGCAGCTTCAATTAAATAA
- a CDS encoding phosphodiester glycosidase family protein — MKKVVTFLMVVILLSLFAVWADTASAARVISDWSYIYDGVWYATGSDTSPRLMRAYAIRIDLDNPDISLRATNTNGDATGETDLKTPSQFLTGQSLEAAINANFFVNLDGVHANVNGLLMRAGSVISSHSSSYPIQLRVTSDNEASIVDASGNPSGVYTAVAGDAWHLTNGGCYGANDTADPRTSVGISQDGRFLIMCVVDGRQPGYSMGATILDMSYWMKDFGAHNAMNLDGGGSTCMVRKNGGDAQILNSPSENREVGANLGVNALDRETRHDIFVRGGQQGNINCKHKIGNDDWSNWQYLGKPDVGTVGDPAAISRSPEKISLYVTGGDGQIYRKFYNGSWSDTWVAFDGNSIVGGPSACAMNSDRIDLFARDTNNHLLHKKWTVDDGWGDWVNRGGSIASDPAATSWGPGRIDVFARSTDGTLVQIAYDNGSWGSWYDHGHSMIGSPAVCARDKNILDVFWREADGRLKHKAWLGLGWTDITNLGGAGLNCGDPGATSRDTGVVTVFIPQSDGYIWSRNWNSNGWYAWSNAAGDSMNTQHGVDACSWTNDAGTHQ, encoded by the coding sequence ATGAAAAAAGTAGTAACATTTCTAATGGTTGTGATTTTGTTATCGCTGTTTGCTGTTTGGGCAGATACTGCATCGGCAGCACGTGTCATCAGCGATTGGAGTTACATTTATGACGGTGTCTGGTATGCGACAGGCTCGGATACTTCCCCCCGGCTGATGAGGGCCTATGCGATTCGAATCGACCTTGACAATCCGGATATATCCCTTCGGGCTACAAATACCAATGGCGATGCAACAGGAGAAACAGATTTGAAGACCCCGTCCCAGTTCCTAACGGGTCAGAGTCTTGAAGCAGCAATCAACGCCAATTTCTTTGTGAATCTTGACGGTGTTCATGCCAATGTTAATGGATTATTGATGAGAGCCGGCTCGGTAATTTCTTCTCATTCGTCGTCCTATCCCATCCAGTTGCGTGTCACAAGCGACAACGAGGCGAGCATAGTCGATGCAAGCGGTAATCCATCCGGCGTCTACACCGCTGTCGCCGGCGATGCATGGCACCTGACCAATGGCGGTTGTTATGGAGCCAATGATACTGCTGACCCTCGCACCAGCGTTGGAATATCACAGGATGGACGTTTTCTGATTATGTGCGTCGTTGATGGTCGTCAGCCGGGCTACAGCATGGGAGCGACAATTCTGGATATGTCTTATTGGATGAAAGATTTCGGAGCGCACAATGCCATGAACCTCGACGGCGGCGGCTCAACCTGTATGGTACGAAAGAACGGAGGCGACGCACAGATTCTTAACAGCCCTTCAGAAAACCGCGAAGTCGGCGCCAATCTGGGCGTAAACGCACTAGATAGAGAAACTCGACATGATATTTTCGTACGCGGAGGCCAACAAGGTAATATTAATTGCAAGCACAAAATCGGCAATGACGATTGGAGCAATTGGCAATATCTTGGCAAGCCTGACGTTGGGACAGTAGGCGATCCCGCCGCCATATCAAGATCGCCTGAGAAAATCAGCCTTTATGTTACGGGCGGTGACGGACAAATATATCGTAAGTTTTACAATGGCAGCTGGAGTGATACGTGGGTAGCGTTTGACGGCAACTCCATAGTTGGCGGCCCAAGCGCTTGTGCTATGAATAGCGACCGAATAGACCTCTTTGCCCGCGACACGAACAACCATCTGCTTCATAAAAAGTGGACGGTAGATGACGGCTGGGGCGATTGGGTCAACCGCGGCGGCTCTATAGCATCGGATCCCGCAGCAACATCATGGGGACCCGGCCGAATCGATGTATTTGCAAGAAGCACCGATGGAACTCTGGTGCAGATAGCGTATGATAACGGCAGTTGGGGCAGTTGGTATGACCATGGCCATTCGATGATCGGTTCTCCTGCCGTCTGTGCCAGAGACAAAAATATTCTTGATGTCTTCTGGCGTGAAGCTGACGGAAGGCTTAAGCATAAAGCATGGTTAGGCTTGGGTTGGACTGATATAACCAATCTTGGTGGCGCAGGCCTAAATTGTGGAGACCCAGGTGCGACCAGTCGTGATACAGGTGTCGTAACAGTATTTATTCCGCAATCGGATGGATATATATGGTCAAGAAATTGGAACAGCAACGGATGGTATGCATGGAGCAATGCTGCTGGTGATAGTATGAACACACAGCACGGTGTCGATGCCTGCTCATGGACAAACGATGCCGGTACGCACCAATAA
- a CDS encoding HAD family phosphatase: MSNLATIASIGDIPHSSGMIKLEASGDGRFRTGENGVKCIVATGDRKVEFISFGSHSLAYVKSALGYPAYYPVNEVKLEKPVKAILMDLDGTSVQSENFWIWIIEKTTANLLNNPGFRLEDADLPFVSGHSVSEHLQYCIRKYCPAKTVEEARKYYFKHTNYEMNEILEGRGKEGAFTPSPGLREFLNELKSMGIKIGLVTSGLYEKAWPEILSAFRTLKMGDPKDFYDAIITAGFPLRKGEPGTLGELSPKPHPWLYSEVCRIGLGLGPEESSHVVGIEDSAAGVCSIRLAGFPVIGFGGGNIKKSGTIALCHSFCNSFEEVLRIIK; the protein is encoded by the coding sequence ATGAGCAATCTGGCAACAATAGCGTCTATCGGAGATATACCGCATAGTTCCGGAATGATTAAGCTGGAAGCATCAGGCGATGGCCGGTTCAGAACCGGTGAAAACGGCGTTAAATGCATTGTCGCAACCGGCGATAGAAAAGTTGAATTCATTAGTTTTGGCAGCCACAGTTTAGCCTATGTCAAATCCGCACTGGGTTATCCTGCCTACTATCCGGTAAACGAAGTCAAACTGGAAAAACCTGTCAAAGCCATACTTATGGATCTCGACGGCACGAGTGTGCAAAGTGAAAATTTCTGGATTTGGATAATTGAAAAAACAACGGCAAACCTGCTTAATAATCCGGGGTTTCGCCTTGAAGATGCGGACCTGCCTTTTGTATCAGGCCACAGCGTATCCGAACATCTGCAATACTGCATCCGAAAATACTGCCCCGCTAAAACGGTCGAAGAGGCCAGAAAATATTATTTCAAACATACTAATTATGAAATGAATGAGATTCTGGAAGGCAGAGGCAAAGAAGGTGCCTTTACACCTTCACCGGGCCTCAGGGAATTTCTTAACGAGTTAAAATCCATGGGAATTAAAATAGGCCTCGTAACCTCCGGGCTTTACGAAAAGGCCTGGCCCGAAATTCTTTCCGCATTCAGAACTTTGAAGATGGGCGATCCGAAAGATTTCTATGATGCAATCATTACGGCCGGATTTCCGCTTAGAAAAGGCGAGCCGGGCACGCTGGGTGAATTGTCGCCAAAACCGCATCCATGGCTTTATAGTGAAGTTTGCAGAATCGGACTTGGCCTTGGACCGGAAGAAAGCAGTCACGTAGTCGGCATAGAAGACAGCGCCGCAGGCGTTTGTTCCATCAGGCTTGCGGGATTCCCAGTTATAGGTTTTGGCGGCGGAAACATAAAAAAAAGCGGAACCATCGCCTTATGTCACAGTTTCTGCAACAGTTTTGAAGAAGTTCTCAGAATTATAAAATAA
- a CDS encoding type II secretion system protein, whose amino-acid sequence MKKGIGMKNRKRRLGFTLVELLVVISVIAMLLAILMPALSSARNTAKVVMCSANIKQLGYLIPVYRADNDNEVPKIAQKYYELAKYAYLSAAFKNYIPELRNCPMDFTLDWVPSQYETYATKYVPKYFVCPFATSGKPKIDRQSDGAIELNGQRVGLYKRVGSDDSYVTEKFKIIKDTITTQSGWWGGHPLGEPYGLPEYGVMNWVNPQDIGKIKTNGGTSLWTWENSIRPTKWDATQVKSVGAASLSDVIVLMCDRGQHCGRVSQTNSINNYGSHKKQGKGGTNVLFGDLHAGWVNGHRIGW is encoded by the coding sequence ATGAAAAAAGGAATTGGCATGAAGAATCGAAAGAGAAGATTGGGGTTTACCTTAGTGGAACTGCTTGTGGTAATTTCAGTTATTGCAATGCTTCTGGCGATTTTAATGCCGGCATTAAGTAGCGCGAGAAATACAGCGAAAGTTGTCATGTGCTCCGCTAATATCAAACAACTGGGGTATCTTATTCCCGTATACCGTGCGGATAATGATAATGAGGTTCCTAAAATAGCTCAAAAGTATTACGAATTAGCCAAGTACGCTTATTTGTCGGCAGCCTTTAAAAATTATATACCGGAACTTCGAAATTGTCCGATGGACTTCACATTAGATTGGGTTCCAAGCCAGTATGAAACATACGCGACAAAATATGTGCCAAAATATTTTGTTTGTCCATTTGCAACGAGCGGCAAACCTAAAATCGACCGTCAAAGTGATGGTGCAATAGAACTGAATGGTCAAAGAGTAGGTCTCTATAAGAGAGTAGGCAGTGACGATAGCTATGTGACTGAAAAATTTAAGATAATAAAGGACACAATAACGACGCAGTCTGGCTGGTGGGGCGGGCACCCATTAGGCGAGCCGTATGGGTTGCCGGAATATGGAGTAATGAATTGGGTTAATCCACAAGATATAGGCAAAATTAAAACAAATGGCGGTACATCGCTTTGGACATGGGAAAATAGTATTAGACCTACGAAATGGGATGCAACTCAGGTTAAAAGTGTAGGCGCAGCAAGCCTTTCAGATGTTATTGTTCTGATGTGTGACCGTGGACAGCACTGCGGACGCGTTAGCCAAACAAATTCAATTAATAATTATGGGTCGCACAAAAAACAGGGTAAAGGCGGTACAAACGTTCTTTTCGGTGATCTTCATGCCGGATGGGTGAATGGTCATCGTATAGGTTGGTAA
- a CDS encoding sodium:solute symporter, which produces MRYLNLLDYSIIVIYMLVLVAIGQVLRKRASASMEDYFLGGRKMPWWALGMSSMAAWIDMTGTMVIVSFLYLLGPRAMYIEGFRGGGCLILIFILLFTAKWHRRSGVLTGAEWIIFRFGNDGWAKFARISSVLGMVGLALGLLAYSFKGAGLFLSMFLPFSPITCSIIMLIVTVLYTMEAGFYGVIVTDIFQSFCIWIAVIFITILAVVKTAGMDLTVLSEGVTGNSNWVSSFPHWKTEMPTGYEVYSPLMLVGAYFLFKIMFTGLGSGADPKSFGARSDRDCGLLNFTCGWLMAFRWPLMMGFAMLGLLLVKNLFPDQSTLTAAAELIKSHLGNVPDYRWEEITANIINNPSAYSPDLINGLKGIFGQDFATRLMLLNSSGTINPERILPAVLLNDVPMGLRGLIIVALLAAAMSTFNAIINMATGFLTRDIWQAYIRPKASNKELIYISYLFGLLLVIIGFAMAYTTRSINDIWGWVMGGLAAGTAWPLVLRFYWHRFNAGGYAIGTIVGLVGAIIQRLVLKNMLEWNQFAYILVLGLAGSIIGTYITKPTDPKVLSNFYRITRPFGFWGPLKNAFGPEFRAAAKHEHFYDIISIPFAFGWFISILFLPMQMMIRQWYAVTVTSIIFVISMIGLYFFWYRQLPPAESDKA; this is translated from the coding sequence ATGAGATATTTAAATCTGCTCGATTACTCAATAATAGTCATATATATGCTCGTGCTCGTGGCGATTGGCCAGGTGCTGCGCAAACGCGCCTCTGCAAGTATGGAAGATTATTTCCTCGGCGGAAGAAAAATGCCCTGGTGGGCTTTAGGTATGTCTTCGATGGCCGCATGGATTGATATGACAGGCACAATGGTAATAGTTTCTTTCCTATACCTGCTCGGCCCGCGTGCAATGTATATCGAAGGATTCAGAGGCGGCGGCTGCCTTATCCTTATTTTCATTCTCTTATTTACCGCAAAATGGCATAGACGCAGCGGCGTCTTGACCGGAGCTGAATGGATTATTTTCCGTTTTGGCAATGATGGATGGGCGAAATTTGCAAGAATCTCCTCTGTTCTTGGTATGGTCGGCCTGGCTCTCGGCCTGCTCGCTTATTCCTTTAAGGGTGCAGGATTGTTCCTCTCGATGTTCCTGCCGTTTTCGCCAATCACCTGTTCGATAATAATGCTAATAGTAACTGTTCTATATACAATGGAAGCAGGTTTTTATGGCGTAATCGTAACGGATATTTTTCAGTCCTTCTGCATTTGGATAGCGGTAATTTTCATCACTATTCTTGCGGTCGTAAAAACTGCCGGTATGGATTTAACCGTCCTGAGCGAAGGCGTTACCGGCAATTCCAATTGGGTTTCGAGTTTTCCGCACTGGAAAACTGAAATGCCCACCGGCTATGAAGTTTACAGTCCCCTGATGCTCGTAGGCGCATATTTCCTTTTCAAGATTATGTTTACAGGACTTGGATCCGGAGCGGATCCTAAATCTTTTGGTGCACGAAGCGATCGTGATTGTGGACTTCTCAATTTCACCTGCGGCTGGCTTATGGCTTTCCGCTGGCCCCTGATGATGGGTTTTGCGATGCTCGGCCTGCTGCTTGTTAAAAATCTGTTTCCCGACCAGTCAACTTTGACTGCCGCTGCGGAACTCATTAAATCCCATTTGGGAAATGTGCCTGATTATAGATGGGAGGAAATAACCGCAAACATCATAAATAATCCCTCCGCTTATTCGCCGGATTTGATAAACGGACTCAAAGGTATTTTCGGCCAGGATTTCGCCACAAGGCTAATGCTTTTAAACAGCAGCGGGACTATCAATCCGGAAAGAATTTTACCTGCCGTGCTGCTCAATGACGTGCCGATGGGTTTAAGGGGTTTGATTATTGTCGCTCTGCTTGCAGCGGCAATGTCAACTTTCAACGCCATCATCAATATGGCCACCGGCTTTTTAACCCGCGATATCTGGCAGGCGTATATTCGTCCGAAAGCTTCGAATAAAGAGCTTATTTATATAAGTTACCTTTTTGGTCTGCTGCTGGTTATTATTGGTTTTGCCATGGCTTACACTACTCGAAGCATTAATGATATATGGGGCTGGGTAATGGGCGGACTTGCGGCAGGTACTGCATGGCCTTTAGTATTGAGATTTTACTGGCACCGATTCAATGCCGGCGGATATGCCATAGGTACTATCGTTGGGCTTGTTGGTGCAATTATACAAAGACTTGTTTTGAAAAACATGCTCGAATGGAATCAATTTGCCTATATCCTTGTCCTGGGTTTGGCAGGTTCAATTATTGGAACTTATATTACCAAACCGACAGACCCGAAAGTATTAAGTAATTTTTATAGAATCACAAGGCCTTTCGGTTTTTGGGGACCGCTTAAAAATGCTTTTGGGCCGGAATTCAGGGCCGCCGCGAAACACGAACATTTTTACGACATCATCTCAATACCTTTCGCCTTTGGCTGGTTTATAAGCATCCTCTTTCTGCCGATGCAGATGATGATTCGTCAGTGGTATGCTGTTACCGTAACTTCCATTATTTTTGTGATATCAATGATTGGACTTTATTTTTTCTGGTATAGACAGTTGCCGCCGGCAGAATCAGATAAAGCCTGA
- a CDS encoding sodium:solute symporter: MNFYWIDWAVVFAVAIFFIVMAYATKKYTQSTVDFLAANRCAGRYLLTMAEGMSTLGTISILAMWQMNYKIGFAAGWWGNLGIPVGMIVALTGWVIYRYRETRVLTIAQFFEIRYSRNFRIFAGIICWVSGIINFGIFPAVSANFFLYYCGLPESYELAGVTLSTYHTLIIILVGIALYFTFIGGQIAILITDFSQSFFCNIVLAVILVILLVKFSLKDVFDTLMVAEKGKSLINPFDAGKTDFNPWYFIIGIIGLIFNRLSWQGSQGYNCSAKSPHEAKMAGVLGGIRGWGLMYALFLIPLVAYMIMHHPDYTTQAQQVNQMISTIQNEQIRDQMLVPMTMTVYMPIGLMGAFAAVMFAASICTFDTYLHSWGSIFVQDIIVPLRKKPFTSRQHIWALRLSILFVGVFICLFSSFFRQTQHIFYFLALTGAIWLGGIGAVIIGGLYTKWGNTAGAYAALISGSVLATTGMICDQLWMTWYGKNFFLTGQEIYFFAMLIAVSLYTVFSLIGKRTHFNLEKMLHRGQYRIASENESDISIESHSKFSIKRAFGITKDFTRGDKLIYGISIVHTLLLFSVFAGITALAFLFEFTDQQWKNYHYYMLWFTMSMSLMIAVWLAIGGIKDAIHLFRDLRTAKKDFSDDGKVIDHDYHEKIAKEKPGVQDFQPK, encoded by the coding sequence ATGAATTTTTACTGGATTGATTGGGCAGTTGTTTTTGCCGTGGCAATTTTCTTCATTGTTATGGCTTATGCCACAAAAAAATACACTCAATCAACAGTTGACTTTCTGGCTGCCAACCGCTGCGCCGGGCGATATCTGCTGACAATGGCAGAAGGTATGTCTACCCTCGGCACGATATCGATATTGGCTATGTGGCAGATGAATTACAAAATAGGCTTTGCCGCAGGATGGTGGGGAAACCTCGGAATACCGGTAGGAATGATAGTGGCCCTGACCGGATGGGTAATATACCGTTATCGTGAAACACGCGTTTTGACGATAGCCCAGTTTTTTGAAATTCGCTACAGCCGAAACTTCAGAATCTTCGCAGGAATAATCTGCTGGGTTTCCGGTATTATCAATTTCGGTATTTTTCCCGCTGTCAGCGCAAACTTCTTTCTCTATTATTGTGGTTTACCCGAAAGCTATGAACTGGCAGGGGTTACCTTGTCTACCTATCATACACTAATAATCATTCTGGTAGGTATCGCCCTGTACTTTACATTTATCGGAGGACAGATAGCGATATTGATTACAGATTTCTCCCAGTCATTCTTCTGCAATATCGTGCTGGCAGTAATTCTTGTCATACTGCTGGTAAAATTCTCGCTCAAGGATGTTTTCGATACCCTTATGGTAGCTGAAAAAGGCAAATCGCTGATAAATCCATTCGATGCGGGAAAAACTGATTTCAATCCATGGTATTTCATTATTGGCATCATAGGACTCATTTTTAATCGGCTGTCATGGCAGGGTTCACAGGGTTATAACTGCTCTGCTAAATCACCTCACGAGGCTAAAATGGCCGGTGTGCTTGGCGGCATTCGCGGATGGGGGCTCATGTACGCCCTTTTCCTTATACCTCTCGTTGCATATATGATAATGCATCATCCGGATTATACCACGCAGGCTCAACAGGTAAATCAGATGATCAGCACTATTCAAAATGAACAAATTCGTGACCAGATGCTCGTACCAATGACAATGACAGTTTATATGCCGATCGGTTTAATGGGAGCTTTTGCGGCGGTGATGTTTGCCGCCTCCATATGTACGTTCGATACCTATCTGCATTCATGGGGCTCCATATTCGTACAAGATATAATCGTACCGCTGCGTAAAAAACCTTTTACAAGCAGACAGCATATCTGGGCATTACGGCTGTCGATTCTGTTCGTGGGCGTATTTATCTGTCTTTTCAGCAGTTTTTTCCGTCAGACACAACACATCTTTTATTTTCTGGCACTTACCGGAGCGATTTGGCTTGGCGGCATTGGCGCGGTTATTATCGGCGGACTTTACACAAAGTGGGGTAATACTGCCGGCGCTTATGCGGCCCTTATCAGCGGCTCAGTTTTGGCCACAACCGGTATGATTTGTGACCAGCTTTGGATGACCTGGTATGGTAAGAATTTCTTCCTCACGGGACAGGAGATTTATTTTTTCGCCATGCTTATCGCTGTAAGTCTTTATACCGTATTTTCATTGATTGGCAAGCGGACCCATTTTAATCTGGAAAAAATGCTTCACCGGGGCCAGTACAGAATTGCAAGTGAAAATGAGTCTGACATATCGATAGAGAGCCACAGTAAGTTCTCAATTAAGAGAGCTTTCGGAATTACTAAAGATTTCACACGAGGAGACAAGCTTATTTATGGTATTTCCATTGTCCACACTTTACTTTTGTTTTCAGTTTTCGCGGGAATCACTGCTTTGGCTTTTTTGTTCGAATTTACAGACCAGCAGTGGAAGAATTACCACTACTACATGTTATGGTTCACAATGAGTATGTCTTTGATGATTGCCGTCTGGCTGGCAATTGGAGGCATAAAGGACGCTATTCATCTCTTCAGAGATTTACGTACCGCCAAAAAAGATTTTAGTGATGACGGCAAAGTTATTGATCACGATTACCATGAAAAAATTGCAAAGGAAAAACCTGGTGTTCAGGACTTTCAACCGAAATAG